The nucleotide sequence CGGTGCGTCTTCAGGACGGTCACCGACTGAAGGCCGACCTGGTGGTGCAGGCCATCGGCATCACGCCGGATACACGGCTTGCCCGTGCCGCCGGCCTGCATTGCGAGCAGGGCGTACTCACCGACGACACCCTGCAGACGTATGATCCGGCGATCTATGCCGTGGGCGAATGCGTGCAGCATCGGCAGCGTACCTTTGGCCTGGTCGCGCCGCTGTACGAACAGGCCCGCGTGTGCGCTGCGCATCTGGCCGAGCAGGGCCACCGGCGCTATTGCTACCGGGACAGCGCGACGCGATTGAAAGTCAGTGGCGTGGCGATGTTCTCCGCCGGTGATATTCAGGGCGACAGCGATCTGTACTGGCGTGATGCAAGCGCCCGTGTTTACCGCCGGCTGTGGTTGCAGGGCGACCGGCTGCGTGGCGTGGTGCTGTATGGCGATACCAGCGGCGCGGCCTGGTTTGAGCAACGCCTGGGTGAGGACGTGTCTGGCTGCCGCGACAGCCTGCTGTTTGGTGACCGCTTGCCGGAGCAGGCGGCATGACGGCCATTCCGGTGCTCGGTGCACAGCGCGACACGACCTGTCCCTATTGTGGCGTCGGCTGCGGCGTCAGCATGCACCGTGAGGAGGACGGCTGGCGTGCCACGGGGCTGGCGCAGCATCCCGCCAATTTTGGCCGTCTGTGCGTGAAAGGCAGCGCACTGGGTGAAACGCTTGGCCTGCAGGAGCGGCTGCTGTCGCCGGAGATTGACGGCTGCCGTGTGGACTGGGATCGGGCGCTGGACACGGTCGCGGCCCGCCTGCGGGAAGCGATGCAGACGCATGGACCGGAATCCGTGGCGTTCTATGTCTCCGGCCAGTTGCTCACCGAGGATTACTACGTCGCCAATAAACTGATGAAAGGGTTTATCGGCGCGGCGAACATCGACACCAACTCGCGCCTGTGCATGTCCAGTGCCGTGGCCGCGCACAAGAAAATCTTTGGCGCCGATGCCGTGCCCGGTTGCTACCAGGACCTGGCGCTGGCCGACCTGGTGATCCTCACCGGCTCGAACATGGCCTGGACACATCCGGTGGTGTACCAGCGGCTGGTAGCCGCGAAGCAGGCGCGCCCCGCCATGAAAGTGGTGGTCATTGATCCGCGCGAAACGGCCACCTGCGACCTGGCCGATCTGCATCTGCCGCTGGCCGCCGGTACCGACGGTTTCCTGTTTACGGGCCTGCTTGCCTGGTGCGCGCGGCAAGGGCTGCTGGACCAGGCCTACATTGATGCGCACACGCGCGGTTTCGCAGAGTGTCTGGCTGCGGCGGCGCAGGCCTGTCCTGATCTGGCCAGCACTGCACAGCAGTGCGGATTGCCACTGGAAACACTGCGCACTTTCTTCGCATGGTTCGCTGAGTCGCCACGCACGGTGACGGTTTTTTCCCAGGGCATCAACCAGTCCGATACCGGTGTCGACAAGGCGTGCGCCATTATTCATTGCCATCTGGCCACCGGCCGCATTGGCAAACCCGGTGCCGCACCGTTTTCGATTACCGGCCAGCCGAATGCCATGGGCGGCCGCGAAGTGGGCGGGCTGGCAAACCAGTTGGCGGCGCACATGGGCTTCGAGGCGTGCGCACGGGTCGCGCGTTTCTGGCGCACCGACCGCATCGCCCGCAGCCCCGGATTCAAGGCAGTGGACCTGTTCCGTGCCGTGGGCGAGGGGCGTATCAAAGTGGTGTGGATCATGGCCACCAATCCGGTCGTGTCCATGCCGGAGGCGGACCTGGTGCGCGCCGCACTGGCGCATTGCCCGACGGTCATCGTGTCCGATTGCGTGGCCGATACCGACACGCTGCGGCTGGCGCATATCCGGCTGCCGGCGGCGGCGTGGGGCGAAAAGGACGGCACGGTGACCAATTCCGAGCGGCGTATTTCACGCCAGCGGCCGTTCCTGCCGTTGCCTGGCGAAGCAAGGCCGGACTGGTGGATCATCAGTGAAGTGGCGCGGCGAATGGGCTTCGAAGCGGCCTTCCCGTACCAGTCGCCGGCACAGATCTTTCGTGAACACGCGGCCTTGTCCGGCTATGAAAACGATGGCCGCCGCGCGTTCGACATCAGCGCGCTGGCGCAACTGACCGACCAGCAGTACGAACAGCTTTTACCTGTCCAGTGGCCGCTCAGCGGTAAAGGTCCGTTCAGGCCCGGTGCGTCTGGCACCGAGCGCCTGTTTGCTGACGGCCACTTTTTTTCTCCCGATGGCCGCGCGCACTGTACGCCGGTGACACCGCGCCGGCCCATGGCGCGTACTACCGCCGAATGGCCGCTGCTGCTGAACAGTGGCCGCCTGCGCGACCAGTGGCACACCATGACGCGCACGGGCCGGGCTGCCCGTCTGCTCAGCCACGTCAGCGAACCTTACATCGCGGTGCATCCCGCAGACCTGGCAACGGCCGGTGTGGATGACGGTGAACTGGTGCAGGTGGAAAGCCCGCTCGGGCAATGCCTGGTCGCCGCGCGTGCCAGCAATGAACAGACGCCGGGTGAAGTGTTCATGCCGATTCACTGGAACGACTGTTTTGCCAGCGCGGCCCGCGTTGATGCGCTGGTGGCGGCGATCTGCGATGAGGAATCCGGCCAGCCGGCGTTCAAGCAAACGCCGGTGCGGCTGCAGCGCTATGCCGCCCGGTGGCAGGCGCGTGTGATCACGGCAGAGCCGGTCCAGACACCCGACAGCCAGTATTACTGGTGCCGTGTGCCCGATGGTGCGCTGGTGCGCTGGCGCATGGCCGGCAGCCGTGCCGTCACGCTCGACTGGCTGAAAGCCCGTTGCCCGACCATCACCGACTGGGCCGAGATGGTGGACGCTGCGCGCGGGCATTTTCGTCTGCTGGGATATCGCCATGGCCGGCCCGTGTGTTTCGCCGCGCTGGCCCCGTCACTGGTCACGCTGGATGAAGACTGGCTGGTGCAGCAATTGCGTGCGTCAGCGCCGGCCGATGCACTGCAACTGATGGCGGGGCAACCCGGTGGGGCGCGTGACACCAGCCCTGTGGTCTGCAGCTGTCACCAGGTGCGTGAAGCGGCACTGGAAGACGCGGTGCGAAACGGTTGCCACGATGTGGCGGCACTGGGGCAATGCACACGCGCCGGCACCGGTTGCGGTTCCTGCCTGCCGGAAATCAAGACACTGCTGGCGCGCGTGCGCACCGGGACGCCTGAGGAGATCGCCCAATGTTGAGTCTGTTTGCACCCTGGGATCGGGGCATTGATGCATCGCGTCCGCGCTGGTTCGCGCGCTGGCGCAGCGCGGCACGCCAGGGACAGGTGTGGCTGGTCGGCGCCGGCCCCGGTGATCCGGAACTGATCACAGTACGTGCCCTGCGCTTGTTGCAACAGGCGGACGTAGTGGTCTACGACCGGCTGGTGGCGCCGGCGTTGCTGGCGCACTGCCGGCGCGGTGTGCGCCGCCTTTATGTCGGCAAGCGCAGCGGCGCACACAGTGTGCCGCAGCAGGAGATCAATGCGTTGCTGGTGCGCGAAGCGCAGGCCGGCCGTCGCGTGGTACGGCTCAAGGGCGGTGACCCGTTTGTGTTCGGCCGCGGGGGCGAGGAAATGCTGGCGCTGCGCGCAGCGGGCGTGCCGGTGTCGGTGGTGCCCGGCATCAGCGCCGCGCACGGTTGTGCCGCCGCCACCGGCATGCCTTTGACGCATCGTGATCTGGCCGATGGCGTCACCTTCATCACCGCCCACCGCCGCGACGGTGCGGCCGACACCGACTGGGCGGCGCTGGCCGCCCAACCGTCGCGCACGCTGGTGTGCTACATGGGCCTGAGTGAACTGGCGCGGATCAGCCAGCAACTGATACAGCATGGTTTGCCGGCGTCGACGCCAGCGGCGTTGATTTGCCATGGCACCACGGCGGCGCAGCGCGCGGTACGCTGCCGTCTCGACACACTGGCCGACACCGCACAGCAGGCGGCCATGGCGTCACCCTGCCTGCTGATTATCGGGCAGGTAGTGGCGCTGGGTGACCCGACACAACTGTGCGCCATCGAGCAGATGGCCACGGCATAACGACAAGTGGTTCGCGCCGGTCAGCACGGCGCTTTTTTGGACAGGGCATGTCAATTCATCACAGGGGGAGTCGTCATGTCCAACTATTTACTGTGTGCGCTGGTTGTCGCGCTGTCGCTGTTTTCTGCTCCGCAAAACACGCTCGCGTCACCGCTGGACGCACTGGCCGGGGGGAAGCTGTCGCTGGGTTGGCGCTATCGCCTCGAACAGGTACGGCAGCCTGATGCCTTTGACCAGGATGCGGTGGCCAACACATTGCGCACCCGGCTTGGCTACCGCTCCGGCGAATGGGCAGGCTGGCGCTTGCAGGCGGAGTTCGATCAGGTTGCCTGGCTGTTCGATGACCGTTTCAACAGCACCCGCAACGGCCAGAGTACCTTCCCGACGGTGGCTGATCCGAAGGGCGCTGATCTCAACCAGTTTGCGTTGCATTGGCAACCGGATGAACAGCTGGCGCTGACGCTCGGGCGGCAGCGGCTGCAACTGGATAACCAGCGCTTTGTCGGCGCGGTGGGCTGGCGCCAGAACGAACAGACATTCGATGCGGTGAGCCTGCGTTACCGGATGCCGGCGGCACTCACCTGGCACTACGCCTGGCTGGGGCACATCCGGCGCGTGTTCGGCCCGGAAGAGGGCGCGCCACCTGCCGTACTCGA is from Isoalcanivorax pacificus W11-5 and encodes:
- the cobA gene encoding uroporphyrinogen-III C-methyltransferase codes for the protein MLSLFAPWDRGIDASRPRWFARWRSAARQGQVWLVGAGPGDPELITVRALRLLQQADVVVYDRLVAPALLAHCRRGVRRLYVGKRSGAHSVPQQEINALLVREAQAGRRVVRLKGGDPFVFGRGGEEMLALRAAGVPVSVVPGISAAHGCAAATGMPLTHRDLADGVTFITAHRRDGAADTDWAALAAQPSRTLVCYMGLSELARISQQLIQHGLPASTPAALICHGTTAAQRAVRCRLDTLADTAQQAAMASPCLLIIGQVVALGDPTQLCAIEQMATA
- a CDS encoding nitrate reductase, coding for MTAIPVLGAQRDTTCPYCGVGCGVSMHREEDGWRATGLAQHPANFGRLCVKGSALGETLGLQERLLSPEIDGCRVDWDRALDTVAARLREAMQTHGPESVAFYVSGQLLTEDYYVANKLMKGFIGAANIDTNSRLCMSSAVAAHKKIFGADAVPGCYQDLALADLVILTGSNMAWTHPVVYQRLVAAKQARPAMKVVVIDPRETATCDLADLHLPLAAGTDGFLFTGLLAWCARQGLLDQAYIDAHTRGFAECLAAAAQACPDLASTAQQCGLPLETLRTFFAWFAESPRTVTVFSQGINQSDTGVDKACAIIHCHLATGRIGKPGAAPFSITGQPNAMGGREVGGLANQLAAHMGFEACARVARFWRTDRIARSPGFKAVDLFRAVGEGRIKVVWIMATNPVVSMPEADLVRAALAHCPTVIVSDCVADTDTLRLAHIRLPAAAWGEKDGTVTNSERRISRQRPFLPLPGEARPDWWIISEVARRMGFEAAFPYQSPAQIFREHAALSGYENDGRRAFDISALAQLTDQQYEQLLPVQWPLSGKGPFRPGASGTERLFADGHFFSPDGRAHCTPVTPRRPMARTTAEWPLLLNSGRLRDQWHTMTRTGRAARLLSHVSEPYIAVHPADLATAGVDDGELVQVESPLGQCLVAARASNEQTPGEVFMPIHWNDCFASAARVDALVAAICDEESGQPAFKQTPVRLQRYAARWQARVITAEPVQTPDSQYYWCRVPDGALVRWRMAGSRAVTLDWLKARCPTITDWAEMVDAARGHFRLLGYRHGRPVCFAALAPSLVTLDEDWLVQQLRASAPADALQLMAGQPGGARDTSPVVCSCHQVREAALEDAVRNGCHDVAALGQCTRAGTGCGSCLPEIKTLLARVRTGTPEEIAQC